Proteins found in one Lonchura striata isolate bLonStr1 chromosome 27, bLonStr1.mat, whole genome shotgun sequence genomic segment:
- the TSFM gene encoding elongation factor Ts, mitochondrial, with protein sequence MQRAALGALGAARVSTGDRGDRGDRGTPGPRTTGTPQPRDHRDLPPGTTGDRGNPSPGDRGNSGTPSPGNRGTPSPRDRGNSGTPSPGNRGTPSPGDRGNPPAPGPPETAAPRRWLSAAPPALRELRELRARTGQPVLRCREALQRAGGDLRQAEAWLEAESRRQGWARAAAPGAARAREGLVGVLSEGSAAVMVEVGCETDFVARTPDFQRLVEMAARGVLEHCQGASGTKLLLREEELAQVRAGHGGDLLSDHLALAMGRLGERLSLRRAGWLRAPGGFVATYAHGWVPPGPAVAMGTYGALVACGGPGPGPPSAELRELGRRVAQQVVGMAPTALGTPEDELGGDAEPRLLAQGTLLEPGVPLGRYLRQHGGLRVWDFLRFQCGEQPPPDSPPA encoded by the exons atgCAGCGGGCGGCGCTGGGCGCGCTCGGGGCGGCGCGGGTGAGCACCGGGGACCGCGGGGACCGCGGGGACCGCGGGACACCCGGCCCCAggaccaccgggaccccccagccccgggaccACCGGGACCTCCCCCCCGGGACCACCGGGGACCGCGGGAaccccagccccggggaccGCGGGAACAGCGGGACACCCAGCCCCGGGAACCGCGGGacacccagccccagggacCGCGGGAACAGCGGGACACCCAGCCCCGGGAACCGCGGGACACCCAGCCCCGGGGACCGCGGGaaccccccagccccgggaccACCAGAAACC GCCGCCCCGCGGCGCTGGCTgagcgcggcgccgccggcgctgcgggagctgcgggagctgcgggcGCGCACCGGGCAGCCGGTGCTGCGCTGCCGGGAGGCGCTGCAGCGGGCGGGCGGCGACCTGCGGCAG gccgAGGCCTGGCTCGAGGCCGAGTCGCGCCGCCAGGGCTGGGCgcgcgccgcggccccgggggcTGCCCGGGCCCGGGAGGGGCTCGTGGGGGTCCTGAGCGAGGGCTCGGCCGCCGTCATGGTGGAG GTGGGCTGCGAGACGGATTTCGTGGCGCGGACCCCCGACTTCCAGCGGCTGGTGGAGATGGCGGCCAGGGGGGTCCTGGAGCACTGCCAGGGGGCCTCGGGCACCAAG ctcctgctgcggGAGGAGGAGCTGGCCCAGGtgcgggcagggcacggggggGACCTGCTGAGCGACCACCTGGCACTGGCCATGG GCCGGCTGGGCGAGCGGCTGTCGCTGCGCCGGGCCGGGTGGCTGCGCGCCCCCGGGGGCTTCGTGGCCACCTACGCCCACGGCTGGGTGCCCCCCGGGCCCGCCGTGGCCATGGGCACCTACGGGGCGCTGGTGGCCTGcggggggccgggcccggggccgccctCGGCCGAGCTGCGGGAGCTGGGGCGCAGGGTGGCCCAGCAGGTGGTGGGCATGGCCCCCACGGCGCTGGGCACCCCCGAGGACGAGCTGGGCGGCGACGCGGAGCCgcggctgctggcacagggcaccCTCCTGGAGCCCGGCGTGCCCCTGGGCCGCTACCTGCGCCAGCACGGCGGGCTGCGGGTCTGGGACTTCCTGCGCTTCCAGTGCGGGGAGCAGCCCCCCCCGGACAGCCCCCCGGCCTGA